The sequence AGCGGCCTATGTTCTCTACCAGGGCTTCAGCATGATTGGCCGGACGATTCGCATACTGATGGGAGCGGCTCCGCCGGATATCGAGTTCGACGCGCTGATCCAGGCCATGGAGAGTGTCGACGGCGTCGAAGAGATTCATCACGTGCATGTCTGGGAGCTGAATGAGCGCGATCGATCGGTCGAGGCGCATGTCGTGATTCGAGAGAGCGACATGGACCGGATGGAGACGATCAAATCCAAGCTGAAGCACCTTCTCGGCGAGCGGTTCCGGATCGCACATTCGACGCTGGAGATCGAACTTCCCCCCACAGCGAGTGATCACCGCCACGACAGCGCTGTCGTACCGCAGCACTGACGGCACGGTATCCTGCCAAAGGGGCTATTTTCTGCTTCCGATGGGCTTCGGGGTCAACCTCTAAGGAGGGAGCCAGACTTGGCTGACGACGCAACAAGCCAAATTACGGCATTAAGCGGGGGATCAATCCGGCTTTCCGGCCTCGTAATTCCGACAGGCATCAACCCCCCGCGCCGTTCCGGTCAGCAGCTCGTCCGCAAGACTCAACAGCACTTCCAGTCGGGGATCGCTGAGGTGGTAATGGACGAAGCGCCCGCGCTGCTCGCCCGCGACCAGCCCGCATTCGCTCAGGCAACGCAGATGGTTCGAGGCATTGGACTGCGACAAGCCGGTGCTCGCGACAATCTCCCCGACCGATAGCGGCCCTGCACGCAGCGCGTCGAGTATTGACAGCCGCGAGGCATCGCCAAGCCCCCGGAACAGCTTCGCCCGTAGCTCGGCGGTGCGGGCATTAACCCGCTGCGTCAATTCGGTTTCGCTCGACATATCAGTCTGCAATGATACGTTGCCCGTCTGGGATAAGGAAGATGGGCATGAGCGTAACGCTTTCGACGGAGAATGCAGAGGAAACGGCGCGGTACCGGGTCACCGGCATGGATTGCGCGGCCTGCGCCGCCAAGATCGAGAAGGCGGTGCGATCGGCCGGCGTGAAGAATGTGAAGGTTTCGACTGCGACCCAGATCATGACGCTGCATGGGAGCGATCTCGCCGCGCGGCTCTCCGAGGTCGAACGCGCCGTTTCCGGCATCGGCTATCAGCTCGACCGGCTGGATGGCCCCAAGGCGAAAAACGAAGGCGACAGTGATGATCTGCCGAAAGACCTCTCCCACATCACGCCGGCCTACAAGCGGGCGCTGTGGATCGTGATCGTGCTCAATGTCGGTTACGGGCTGATCGAGATGGTCGGCGGCTTCATCTCGGGATCGCAGGCGCTCAAGGCCGATGCGCTCGATTTCCTCGGGGATGGGCTGATTACCTTCCTCGGCATTCTCGCCATTGGCTGGAGTCTGATCTGGCGCGCGCGCTCGGCGCTCATTCAAGGGCTGTTTCTCGGGGTGCTCGGGCTGGGGGTTCTCGCCAACACGGCTTACCGCGTGCTGGTTGTGAACCAGCCGGAAGCCGAGCTGATGGGGCTGTTCGGGATCATCGCACTGGCGGTCAACGTGGCGGCGGCGCTCGCGCTGATTCCGCACCGGACCGGCGACG is a genomic window of Constrictibacter sp. MBR-5 containing:
- a CDS encoding metalloregulator ArsR/SmtB family transcription factor, whose product is MSSETELTQRVNARTAELRAKLFRGLGDASRLSILDALRAGPLSVGEIVASTGLSQSNASNHLRCLSECGLVAGEQRGRFVHYHLSDPRLEVLLSLADELLTGTARGVDACRNYEAGKPD
- a CDS encoding cation transporter codes for the protein MSVTLSTENAEETARYRVTGMDCAACAAKIEKAVRSAGVKNVKVSTATQIMTLHGSDLAARLSEVERAVSGIGYQLDRLDGPKAKNEGDSDDLPKDLSHITPAYKRALWIVIVLNVGYGLIEMVGGFISGSQALKADALDFLGDGLITFLGILAIGWSLIWRARSALIQGLFLGVLGLGVLANTAYRVLVVNQPEAELMGLFGIIALAVNVAAALALIPHRTGDANVRAVWLFSRNDAIGNAAVVVAAGLVAWTGTAWPDLVVAAVIAGLFLQSSWVIVRDARADLREAA